DNA from Drosophila busckii strain San Diego stock center, stock number 13000-0081.31 chromosome 2R, ASM1175060v1, whole genome shotgun sequence:
TATTTGTGGTAAGCGCAGCACAgtgcacaaattatttaaacttaagcgaATGTTTAACAGAGACTGCAATGGGCACAAGAGTAAACTGCATTGAGGGCGAAAACTCGCCCATTGTGCTGGGCATTGAGACATTGTGCTGTGTGCTATCGGAACGCGTGTTATCCTTATTCAAGCGACAGGAAATTATCTACAAATGCACATCCTTGtacaggcaacagcagcggagCTTGACTACGCTACGCTACGAGTTTGCCAGAGTAAGCACCTAAGACAAAGTTAGttgcacttaaataaataaaatgcttgcaatAGATAATTGAGCAGCGTCGTGAGCTGATCAAGACTATGCACACTGAGCCTGAGCAAGACGATGATCTAGATATAAAGCGACCCAAAATGGCATTTCTGGATAATTTGCTTACAGCCAGCGTGGAGGGCAAACCTTTGAGCTTTGAGGAAATCTTCGAGGAAGTTTGCACGTTCATGTTTGAGGCAAGTCTAAGcctaaaaataagcaaataactttattatttatgttaggGTCATGATACTACCGCCTCGGCTATAACGTTTGCCATTTACTGCTTGGGCATGTCGCCGGCGGCACAGCAGCGCGCATTTGAGGAACAGCAGCAAATCTTTGGCAGCGCTCAAGATCGCCATCCCAGCTACGAGCAGCTGCAGAACATGCACTATTTGGATTTGGTAATCAAGGAAACTTTGCGCATATTTCCCAGCGTGCCTTTCATATTTCGCACAGCGCGCGAACCAACTGTCATTGGTAAGTTGGTAATGCTTAGCCCCACAACTTGCTAATACGCCAAACTCTTTGCCTAGTGGACAAATATATACCACAGGGCACCACCATGGCGCTGGCTATTGTTGCCATTGGGCACAGTCATCACAGCTTTGATGAGCCCTTTGAATTTCGACCCGAACGCTTTGAGCCCGCCGAGCGAACTCGCACGCAGGCCAATGCATTTGACAATGTGCCCTTCAGTGCAGGTCCGCGCAATTGCATTGGGCAGAAATTTGCGCTGCTGGAGCTTAAGGTGACGCTATCGAAGCTGCTGCGCAGATTTCGCATTTTGCCTGCGCCACTTTCCACACAGAGCATTGCTCAGGTATTTGAGGCAAAGTACAGACCTGGTCCACAGGAGCTGAAGCTGTTTCTGCCATTAACACTCAAATCCTTGAGCGGAGTGCATGTTCGCTTGCTGAAGCGCGCGTAAGCTGCATTTTTAACTGGGCTAGGTATATTAAGTACATTTATTTTcgtatattgtaaataaataaaatttgtgcgGTTTAAATGGAGAACGTGGCGCGCTGTCTAAGTCTAATTTGTATGCCATTTTCGGATTTGAGCGTCACACGTATATTTAGTATAGGATCGTATTCGCTTTGGGGCACACAATCGACGCGGCTATGATCATTAATGCCAGGCGGTAAGTTATCAGCTGCAGGTAAAATCTCAAAGCGACGCAAAATCaatgaaagcagcagcttcagctcatGCATGGCGAATTGTTCAGCTAAAGCGAAAGTTAGCATAAGCAGTGAGTGGTTATAAAATACAGGACAACTTACCAATGCAGCGTCTGGGACCAGCACTAAAGGGCACGCTCTTGTAGGTGTCGAGCGCACTATTCAGATTGGACTGCTCGAAGCGCTCCGGACGGAAGACGCAGGGCTGCTCAAAGTAACGCTCGTTGTAGCCCATGGCAATCAAACACATTAGGACTGTTGTACGCTTGGCAACCTTGGTGCCATCTTAAAAAGAGAGTTAGGTGAAGCTGATTGGTAGACTGAGCTGCTGAACTTACTAATGTCAATTGATTTGCGATTGGTGCGCGCTATAATTGGAACTGATGGATACAGGCGCAAGGTTTCGCGTATAATGAGCTCCAAGTAAGACATCTGCTTCAGCTGTGCCAAGTCCGCCTCAGCATGCAGTTGCTTGCCAAagatgcgctgctgctcttcaaaGGCCAACTGTTGTATTTGTGCATGTCGAGAGAGCGTATAAAGCGTAAAGCTAAGTGCGGAAGCTACTGGATCATGACCCTGCGAAAagagtttattatatattgagtGAGCGCTGTTTGGCAGCACATACTGTAAAAATGAACGTGGACAGCTCCTCGACAATTTCGCGTTCCTTTAGCGCACGTCCATCCAGctgagcagccagcagcacatTTAGAAAaggtttttgctgctgctgctgctgttcaccCTCAGCCAACTCAGTTTTGCGCTCAGCTATGGTCTGCAAGTAAATATGGATTaactaacaaaaaatgaatatttatgagcCAAGACTTGGCAGCTCACGCGGCGAATTTCACTACGCAGCAGCTTCAGGGCACGTCGCTGCTTCATATAATGGGGAGTTAGTCGGAAAAGTGCATCGAAACGCTTTACAATGCTAAATGTGCGCTCCTGCACCACATCGCAGAGGCTGTGGAGTAGTTTTACCTTTCAGTACATGCTGCATATAttacgtgtgtgtgagtggctCAAACTTACTCCTTGATGGCGCTATGTAAATTGGAGGGCTCGTCATTGATGGCATTGCTGGCTACGCCTGTGGAATTTtctataaaagcaataaaacgagatgaaaaaatttcaaattgtgcCCAATTTACTGAGGCAATAAATCTAAAACGCAGTACAGTTGCCTCACTGTGTATCGCCCCATGACAAATGCACAAAGTTAAGAAAACTTTTTCCCCCTCCCCACACTCCCCACTCACCACATACAATATCCAGCGTGCATTTTGCCACCAGCTCTTGGGCATCAAAGCACTCCTGGCTGCCAGCCTGCTGGGCCAACTTTTCCACTAAGCGCGCTCCTGTGCGTTGTACCACACGCAAATAACCCTCAACGGCGGCTGGCTCAAAGGCGGGCACGTACAGCTTCTGATGCTTTAGCCAACGTGCTCCCGAGCTGGTTAGCAGTCCATCCCCAAGCCAAGGGCGTAGAAACGAATACAAATGCTCTTTGTACTGCAGCGAGGAGCTCGTCAGCATGTTCTAAACGCATCAAGTGCAATTAGTCCAATTGCCAAAAttccaattttcaatttcgaAACTCACCTGTATTTCCGCCGGATCACTCAGCATTATATGATACTGCAGAAATACCAATGAGCGGTAGCCCTGAAAATCGTATTTGCGGCAATATTGCAATATCTTCTTGGGATActctgcaaaagaaaaatggcaaatgctcAAACATGATTCATATCGTTGCAGGGGCGTGGGCAAGGAGGGTAAGgatatttttagaaatattaagcaatatatTATAAAGTATTCATAAACTTCTGCTGTTCAGATTTTTCTGCCCAACTTATGACTGATTGCTGCCACCTCCAGCTACATCCTGGCTACGTCTTTGCCCCAATCAATCCTAGTGCATGTGAAATGATTATCCGTAGGCTCGCACAAACTCAttcaagttgaaaataaaGCTGGATTTACTTGATTAAACAGCATTGGGCTTGCATCGGTCCAAAccaatttgaaaattacatttttggtTAACAGCATTTTGTGCATTGAGCTGCCCAAATGCTGCCGAAAAATTTAAGATGCATGTAAAACAGTTTGGCatactgcaaatatttaaaatacttacaAATATTCGACTTTTGTAAACggtaaataaaattcttgtgCCTGCGAAAAATGCAAGTcagacaaacaattttattattttattattgtttgtgaAATAAGCAAAAACTGGCAGCAAACAATGTCTAGCAACAAGTAtctattaaaatgcaatgtaagaataaaaatcaagcaacGTTAGGGGAATTTCACCAAGGATTGCATACAATGTGCcacactcagtcagtcagtcagtcagacagcaatcccagcccagcccagacCAGCCCAGCCCAGACCATTTCCATCCACAGAGACAATGCTCAGGCATGGGGAAACTATCAATTGTTGTGCTGCGTTTTTGTATTCCGGCTATTGTGCATTTGGAATGATTACTTTGGCAAAAGCAACGTAAAATACGAAGAGGCAAcactaaaaaattattcatCAAATTGTGCAGCGGGCGAAGCATTTGACTTGGGGAATAAAATTTGATGAAAATTGCAAGAAATGTTATGAaaagaaaatggcaaaaataataaaaacggccaaatgaaaaatacataGAAATCCATCTTCATATTTGCTGCAATCAAATCGttcactttaatatttttgtcacTACTACCAGCGTATGAGGCAATAAGTTCATTAATATAAGCAGCTAATTAACTAGCTGCTTACTCACCCGCTGGCTTAAGTCCAAACTGAAAGATATTGCCGACGAACGGATAAGGCGTTGGACCCGGTATCATTTCCATTATGCCAGCCATATGGTCCAGATAATTGAATATCCTTACACCCTTGAACACCAAAATGGTGGCCAATATGATGGCCGCTGCTAGCAGAAAcattattaactttaatttcaactgTTTTGTAATCCTTTCAACACGCGTTACTCTTGCCAACTGAATAATACTTTCCAAAATGTctctaatattttattgattgtttttatatcATTTGGCGATAACATAATCAGCAGCACGCTTATCTAGCTATAACTACTACATTCAACTAGCAAGTTTATTAACTTAAGCATACATAAGTATTAGTAGTAGTTAGCACTTGACTATAACAAttgtcataaattaattacaagctGCTCTTGATCACAGAGTAGTGCGAGCTATGACTATGAAACGCAATATCGCGAGTCTTTATCTATCGAATCAATTGATTCAGCAGCTATGACGTCTAAGTACAAAATGCAAGTGATAAACTTTATTGAACAAAGATTATACTGATAGAGCTATAGCAGCTCATACTGCTGCCAGTTCAAAGTGAGTcaaagaataataaataatagttaaaagaaaaaaaagagtaaataaattaaaaatttcatttcagaGTTGATAGCTTGATGTGAACAAATTTGATAATTGCATCCAATGGCAAACAACTCAATATgcctaattaaataaaaaaaaattaataataaagtcTAGATTTAAGCACGATTATAAAACAACTAAGCAGACATTTGAATGGGCAtgtatacatttatacatacatttatgtatacatTTTCACTAAGTTCAAACAAATTGACAGTGTACAAGCAGATAATTGCACCAATCTGGAGGTATGCCTGCCAAATCTGGGGAATTGCGTGCGACAGCCAAATAAAGAGAATACAGGTGGCCCAAAATCGGCTACTGAGGCAGATCACAGGATGCGAATGGTTCATCCGTAACACTATCCTGCACAGGGACCTGAAAATTGCCACGGTCTTTGACCGAATCAAGCCAAGCTAGCCACGCCTAAAAATAGTTATGCCACGCCTCTaacaccccccccccccccccccccccccccccccccccccccccccccccccccccccccccccccccccccccccccccccccccccccccccccccccccccccccccccccccccccccccccccccccccccccctgaTGGCGACGAGATTCGTCGTCCAACTAGCATTAACCAGACGCCAGCGAGGGACCTGGATGGGCAGATCTCCGAGACTAAGATAGGAATGAATGATATGTAATTGTAAActtgttatttaattgtaatattattAACGCTAGTTGCTTGACTAGCCGGCGCGCACATATTGGCTAAATGGACAGACACCAAGGCCATAAAGGGGTCCACTGACTTCCCCGTATtcctttttaaataatatataaaaaaaaaaactaagtttgtgtaattatatttatttgtttattgatattATTGGCCAATAcaagtatttataatatataataacaacatttgcttattaatttgctgttttttcaATTGTGAAGCTATAATGttaatacataaaaacaaTCACTTTAATATAATGTACAATTTTTTCTACATACATGCCAATAATATAAggaaaactatttataatttaattataaaataaaatgcacaaacaGCTTTTTGCATTCCAACCGATTGGTAACTAATTTacggcttttgtttatttacgaGCAAACTGCATGCATACAATCGTACATACACTGAGTCAAAAAAGGATTGCCacactgctgcttgctgtttttaATACATTACTGAGCTTggtatttaatatacatatgcagttaaaatgttttgcatgctaaaataaaaacattaaataataattcatgCAGTTGCATGCTGTGTCAATACTTGTTTGACAcagtgtacatatgtatgtatttattatcgCTCACTTACTTACGCCTTGACTAACTACCGCAAAGTCTTGCTTTCGCTCTCTTCTTTTATTAAGCTCTTCTTTGCTTTGTCGTCGAATAAGCATCAAACAAgttcacacacgcacacaaagcaaagagagcgaaagtcactctcgctctcattCGCCGCTCTCTTTATTTGCAGCGACAGGTTTGTTGATCAAACAAAATTCGATTTGttttggcagctgttgctgctctcagCAACGAATATATTTAGTTGACTGctcgcatttaatttgtttattgtttaagctGCGCTTGAGCTGGCAGCAATCTGAActcttaacatttattttcaatatgtgGCTGCTACTCTATGCGCTTGTGGTGTGTCCACTGCTTATTGTGGTGTACTTTGAACTCAGTGTTTTAAAAAAGAGACGTATCATAGATAAAATAAAGGGACCCACTGCAGTTCCAGTTATTGGAAATATTCACCAGCTGGGCAGTAATCCAACAGGTAATTATGAATTTACTAGTGTAgtgtaattatatttatttgtttattgcttgcaAAGCAGAACGGGTTGGGATCAACtgcttaattgtttgtttcaaAGGGCTTGTTGAGTGAGGCGTGTCTAATAAGCAATTATTAGTAGCGTGAGACAGGTGAGGCAGGTCTATAGACAGGTGAGATAGGTCTAGTAAGCAttactaataaattattaggtGAGAGTGTTTTTAACTgagcttagttttattttatagcctGTGGTTTTATCTTAATGTctttaaagctgcaattaaaaacaaattaattcagtcagcaaaatgttttaagttAACCTATATACtgctatacaattttaattgaataaagcgACTTTGGTATAATTAAAGTTTAGAGTATAGAATATTCTAATATTCGAATAATAATTTCTATGAATAGATCTGTGAtcttttaaacttaagcatgcttatcaaattgatttgattgttgatttacttatttgtttacattaattcattttagaAAGTCTGAATCGTGTTTTTGACATGTGGCATGATTATGAAAAGGATAACTTTCGTTACTGGCTTGGCTATCAGCCGAATATACTCATTACGAATCCAAAGCATCTAGAGGTAacaaaaaatctaaataattaAGTCAATTAAAAACTTCGAATTTGCTTACAGTTTATATTGAACAGCAATGCTTTAATACAAAAGTCCGATCTTTATGATTTGCTGCATCCCTGGCTCGGATTGGGTTTACTAACAAGCACAGGCAGCAAATGGCACAAGCATCGCAAGATGATTACTccttcatttcatttcaatataCTGCAGGACTTTCACGAAGTGATGAATGCCAACTCCAGTAAATTTATTCAGCAACTTAAGTCACTAGCAGCTGGTGACAATATTATAGATTTTCAAGATCTAGCGCAGTACTTAACGCTAGACATTATTTGTGATACGGCCATGGGGGTGACCATAAATGCCATGGAGCATGATGACTCGACAATAGTAAAGGCAATTAAATAGTAAGCTATTTCTTTCATtccattattatattaattaatatattttactttgcaGCATGTGCTACAATATTAACATGCGTGCTTTTCATCCCATAAAGCGATCCAATTTGCTGTTTCGACTAGCTCCAGACTATCCCAAATATGCTCGAACGCTAAAAACGCTTAAGGACTTTACAAATGAAATCATTGCAAAGCGTATTGAGGCACATCGCTCGGGCAGCGCCAAGCAGCATGAGGGCGATGAGTTTTCCAGAAAGAAAATGGCTTTTCTGGATACGCTGCTGTCTTCCACGATTGATGGACGCCCTTTGAATCAGCAGGAAATTTACGAGGAGGTTTCTACTTTTATGTTTGAGGGTCATGATACAACAACCTCTGGAGTGGCTTTTGCTGTCTATTTAGTGTCCAGATTTCCAGCGGAGCAACGAAAACTTTTTGAAGAACAGCAGCGCATCATGGGCAGCAATTGGCAACGCGATGCCAACTACCAGGAAATAGCGCAAATGAAGTATCTGGATCTTTTTATTAAAGAAGCGCAGCGTGTGTATCCCAGTGTACCTTTTATAGGGCGTTTTACAGAAAAGGACTATGTTATAAGTAAGTTACATATGCAACTTATGCTTATGAataataattcatatttattattgcagaTGGCACAGTCATGCCAAAGGACACTACGTTGGATTTGGCGCTGGTGGCTTTGGGCTACGATGATCGCGTTTTCAAGGAGCCGCATCGCTTCAGACCAGAGCGCTTTGAAACTGAAAAGCCTGGACCGTTCGAGTATGTGCCCTTTAGTGCTGGGCCACGCAATTGCGTTGGTCAAAAGTTTGCACTACTTGAGATTAAAACGGTGGTGTCCAAAATTGTGCGCTGCTTTGAGGTGCTGCCTGCTGTGGATGAGCTTATTTCCAATGATGGACTTCTGAATACTTACATGGGTCTGCCTAAGATACAAAGAGAGGAAAAGGAAAAACATAGGCATAAATATGATCCAATTTTATCAGCTGTACTAACGCTAAAGTCAGAGAATGGTTTACATATACGCTTGAAAGaaagaaagtaaaaataaataacaatgcatTGCCtaacagctttaaatttgtggTTTGTGTCTTTGCTTATCAGCAAACATTTACTGTTCCTAGCAAAGAGCGCAAGCCGTGTGGGCGTCTAAGAGAGAGTTCACTTAAGAGAGTTTATTAGTGCTGCGATCGAGTTTGTTTACAGTTTGATGCAgtcttaataaataatgctctTTATATATGCATGAGATCAATGTAAATGATTAGTAATGTTAATGTGTAGATTGcatattgatttaataaatgcatgtaTTTGACTTCCTACTAGGCAGTGCTCTTATAGTTTCATCTGCTCTTAATTGCTTTTCTGCTGACTCATAGTGATACCAACATATTCCGACGTTGCTTTTAGAGTTACTCTCTTATCAGCGAAATCACGCTGCAGTATTTAGCCTCACTGTTTTACCAAACGAGTTACATTTGTGTTTCTGAACTCGTCGCGTtcgcttgatttttttttttttttgtagctagCTTGGTTTAATCATTTAATCGTGTTTGAAcatgtttcttttatttttcttactGGCTTTGCCAGTAATTTGGTTTTTGTACATGGAGTTTAAAGTAGCGCGTAAGAaacgtattttaaataaagtgccCGGTCCAGCAACAGTGCCGGTCTTTGGAAATGCTCTTCAATTTGGAAAAAATCCTACTGGTAACAATATGAagtgtaaacattttatagaCTTTACATAATagtattgtatatatgcacATTTGTCAAGCTGGCTCATATAACGCCCAAAACAAACAACGCAATACTACTGttggcagaaaaaaaaaacaatcgcATATTATCCAGACACGCTAATCATTTATTATAGGAATGTGTCTACAAATGATAGCCCCCAACTGCACTAATGTATATAGTTTATTAGCTTGCATGTATATATGGAATTAAttgtgaattaattaatttaaatactgtACTTATTATAAACTTGCCTCTAGGACTTACCTAAGACATTAAAAGCGCCTGGCATAAAAGGGCAGCTAATGAatgctattatttatttgcaaatagagaattgaatttattgcaaattaaaattatttttaaattataccAAATAGTACTTAATATAtgtaagtttttaattgaGCAGCATTATTTTCTAAATGAGTCGTTTAAGTGCAAGAGGCtgtttagttaaaaataagttgaaaATAATGCAGCCAATATCAAGTTCAATGCGGCTTTATATATGACTTAGTGACTGGAAAGCTGagacaataattattatatatatgcacctGTCATGATTAATTAGTATAGTTTGAATTTTACACATGTGctggcaataaattaaattgatttaatgaaCTGTTcgtaagcaaaacaaagcatttCAGCTAAGTGTTATGTTTTaggctaaacaaatattgcagCAACACATATTAATAACCCGTTTTTTCAACAGAAatcgtaaataaatattttgaactgTGGCATGAAAATGGCATGGATAACTTTCGGTTCTGGATTGGCTATTATGCTAACATTTCCATAAGCAATCCCAAGCACATGGAGGTAATTTTGCTAACAAATACAAGTGCAGGCAATGTTTTAATCTTTTACTTTTAGTATATATTAAACAGCAATACACTGATACAAAAGTCTGATATCTACGACATGCTGCATCCCTGGCTGGGACTTGGTTTGCTTACCAGCACTGGCAGCAAGTGGCATAAGCATCGCAAGATGATTACTccttcatttcatttcaatataCTGCAAGATTTTCATCAGGTCATGAATGAGAACTCAACGAAATTCattaagctgcttaagcaagctgcagctggcgatAGCATTATAGACTTTCAGGATCAAGCGCATTATCTTACTTTGGATGTTATCTGCGATACGGCAATGGGTGTATCCATTAATGCAATGGATCAGCATGATTCCAAAGTGGTTAAGGCGTTTAAAGAGTAAGTCTGCTTAACAGTTATAcacaatgtttattaatattacacttttgtttaaagcttGTGCTACATTATTAACTGTCGCGCATTCGATCCGCTCAAGCGCTCAGAGTTGCTGTATCGCTTTTCTCCTGAATATCCTGCCTACAAGGAATCACTTACAGTACTGCAAAATTTCACAAATGAAATCATTGAAAAGCGTATTGAGGCACATCGCTCGGGCAGCGCCAAGCAGCATGAGGGCGATGAGTTTTCCAGAAAGAAAATGGCTTTTCTGGATACGCTGCTGTCTTCCACAATTGATGGACGTCCTTTGAATCAACAGGAAATTTACGAAGAGGTTTCTACTTTTATGTTTGAGGGTCATGATACGACAACTTCGGGAGTTGGCTT
Protein-coding regions in this window:
- the LOC108596169 gene encoding cytochrome P450 4e3-like, with amino-acid sequence MLLFAFIVVLLLCCVLYAGRYNRVIRHIDGQFPGPTPWPIVGNVLQLGLTPEAYFRAFQRWFKQFDYKNFRVWAGPLPYVFFMDTKYVEHILSNTALTYKYDPYNLLYPFLGSGLLTSNGQQWAQRRKLITPSFHFRILKDFLQVMNETSARFMTLLATESAAAQDSVLDIQHLVAKSTIDVICETAMGTRVNCIEGENSPIVLGIETLCCVLSERVLSLFKRQEIIYKCTSLYRQQQRSLTTLRYEFARIIEQRRELIKTMHTEPEQDDDLDIKRPKMAFLDNLLTASVEGKPLSFEEIFEEVCTFMFEGHDTTASAITFAIYCLGMSPAAQQRAFEEQQQIFGSAQDRHPSYEQLQNMHYLDLVIKETLRIFPSVPFIFRTAREPTVIVDKYIPQGTTMALAIVAIGHSHHSFDEPFEFRPERFEPAERTRTQANAFDNVPFSAGPRNCIGQKFALLELKVTLSKLLRRFRILPAPLSTQSIAQVFEAKYRPGPQELKLFLPLTLKSLSGVHVRLLKRA
- the LOC108596170 gene encoding probable cytochrome P450 4ad1 — its product is MFLLAAAIILATILVFKGVRIFNYLDHMAGIMEMIPGPTPYPFVGNIFQFGLKPAEYPKKILQYCRKYDFQGYRSLVFLQYHIMLSDPAEIQNMLTSSSLQYKEHLYSFLRPWLGDGLLTSSGARWLKHQKLYVPAFEPAAVEGYLRVVQRTGARLVEKLAQQAGSQECFDAQELVAKCTLDIVCENSTGVASNAINDEPSNLHSAIKDLCDVVQERTFSIVKRFDALFRLTPHYMKQRRALKLLRSEIRRTIAERKTELAEGEQQQQQQKPFLNVLLAAQLDGRALKEREIVEELSTFIFTGHDPVASALSFTLYTLSRHAQIQQLAFEEQQRIFGKQLHAEADLAQLKQMSYLELIIRETLRLYPSVPIIARTNRKSIDINGTKVAKRTTVLMCLIAMGYNERYFEQPCVFRPERFEQSNLNSALDTYKSVPFSAGPRRCIAEQFAMHELKLLLSLILRRFEILPAADNLPPGINDHSRVDCVPQSEYDPILNIRVTLKSENGIQIRLRQRATFSI
- the LOC108596166 gene encoding cytochrome P450 4e2, translated to MWLLLYALVVCPLLIVVYFELSVLKKRRIIDKIKGPTAVPVIGNIHQLGSNPTESLNRVFDMWHDYEKDNFRYWLGYQPNILITNPKHLEFILNSNALIQKSDLYDLLHPWLGLGLLTSTGSKWHKHRKMITPSFHFNILQDFHEVMNANSSKFIQQLKSLAAGDNIIDFQDLAQYLTLDIICDTAMGVTINAMEHDDSTIVKAIKYMCYNINMRAFHPIKRSNLLFRLAPDYPKYARTLKTLKDFTNEIIAKRIEAHRSGSAKQHEGDEFSRKKMAFLDTLLSSTIDGRPLNQQEIYEEVSTFMFEGHDTTTSGVAFAVYLVSRFPAEQRKLFEEQQRIMGSNWQRDANYQEIAQMKYLDLFIKEAQRVYPSVPFIGRFTEKDYVINGTVMPKDTTLDLALVALGYDDRVFKEPHRFRPERFETEKPGPFEYVPFSAGPRNCVGQKFALLEIKTVVSKIVRCFEVLPAVDELISNDGLLNTYMGLPKIQREEKEKHRHKYDPILSAVLTLKSENGLHIRLKERK
- the LOC108596167 gene encoding cytochrome P450 4e2, with protein sequence MFLLFFLLALPVIWFLYMEFKVARKKRILNKVPGPATVPVFGNALQFGKNPTEIVNKYFELWHENGMDNFRFWIGYYANISISNPKHMEYILNSNTLIQKSDIYDMLHPWLGLGLLTSTGSKWHKHRKMITPSFHFNILQDFHQVMNENSTKFIKLLKQAAAGDSIIDFQDQAHYLTLDVICDTAMGVSINAMDQHDSKVVKAFKDLCYIINCRAFDPLKRSELLYRFSPEYPAYKESLTVLQNFTNEIIEKRIEAHRSGSAKQHEGDEFSRKKMAFLDTLLSSTIDGRPLNQQEIYEEVSTFMFEGHDTTTSGVGFAVYLLSRFPAEQRKIFEEQRQIMGSDLGRDATYQELADMKYLDLFIKEAQRVYPSVPFIGRYTEKDYDIHGTIIPKGTTINLSLMALGYNSRIFKEPHRFRPERFETEKPGPFEYVPFSAGPRNCVGQKFALLEIKTITSKIVRSFEVLPAVDELESTDGYLNTYLGLPNAEKLRKEAQGHKYDPILSAVLTLKSENGLHLRLRERK